GTCAGCTCGCCGGAGCCGGTCACCGTGGCCTTCACCAGCCCGCCGCCCGCGGTCCCCTCGACCGGCGTCTCGGCCAGCTCCTGCTGGACGGAGGCGAGCTCCTGCTGCATCTTCTGGGCCTGCTGCAGCAACTGCTGCATGTCAGGCTGGCCACTACCAGGCATCACGTCGCTCGCTCCTTGTCGCGCT
The Streptomyces sp. CNQ-509 DNA segment above includes these coding regions:
- a CDS encoding YbaB/EbfC family nucleoid-associated protein encodes the protein MMPGSGQPDMQQLLQQAQKMQQELASVQQELAETPVEGTAGGGLVKATVTGSGELTGLVIDPRAVDPEDTETLADLVVAAVRDANNAAQQLQQERLGPLAQGLGGMPGLPF